One window of Kineococcus endophyticus genomic DNA carries:
- a CDS encoding LysM peptidoglycan-binding domain-containing protein, translated as MTTSTTPRERAQRPGDRLPRAASSRGARTGELLRGAAAGVLLLTVLGGVPWFLVALVGNPLPTSVPQRSWLDAELSATALLDVLAVVLWLLWLHFAVCVVAELHAWVTGAPAPRSALGGPTHLLARRLVAAVLLVTAGGIPVAAPALAAPTSAASTTATASPDPGWGSGHEAGAARPTAEAPAPGQAPDPAWAEPAASVAVTESATDGEADAGLVAYVVQPPQGRHHDCLWDIAERTLGDPLRYREVFELNRDRVQADGSRLVDADLVRPGWTLLLPADAVAQTAPDPAGGPGGAGRA; from the coding sequence GTGACCACGTCCACGACCCCGCGGGAACGCGCCCAGCGTCCCGGCGACCGGCTGCCGCGCGCCGCCTCGAGCCGCGGTGCCCGCACCGGGGAACTCCTGCGCGGGGCCGCCGCGGGCGTCCTGCTGCTCACCGTCCTCGGTGGCGTCCCCTGGTTCCTCGTCGCTCTCGTCGGGAACCCGCTGCCCACCTCCGTCCCGCAGCGCAGCTGGCTGGACGCGGAACTGTCGGCGACCGCGCTGCTCGACGTCCTCGCGGTCGTCCTGTGGCTGCTGTGGCTGCACTTCGCGGTCTGCGTCGTCGCCGAGCTGCACGCCTGGGTGACGGGCGCGCCGGCCCCGCGGTCCGCCCTCGGCGGCCCGACGCACCTGCTGGCCCGGCGGCTCGTCGCCGCGGTCCTGCTCGTCACGGCCGGTGGGATCCCCGTCGCCGCCCCCGCGCTGGCGGCGCCGACGTCCGCCGCGAGCACCACGGCGACGGCCTCCCCGGATCCCGGGTGGGGCAGCGGGCACGAAGCGGGCGCGGCCCGGCCGACCGCCGAGGCACCCGCACCGGGGCAGGCGCCCGACCCGGCGTGGGCGGAGCCCGCGGCGTCCGTCGCGGTCACGGAGTCGGCCACGGACGGGGAAGCGGACGCGGGGCTGGTCGCCTACGTCGTCCAGCCGCCGCAGGGACGCCACCACGACTGCCTGTGGGACATCGCCGAGCGCACGCTCGGGGACCCCCTGCGCTACCGGGAGGTCTTCGAGCTGAACCGCGACCGCGTGCAGGCCGACGGGTCGCGTCTCGTCGACGCGGACCTCGTCCGTCCCGGCTGGACGCTGCTGCTGCCGGCCGACGCCGTCGCGCAGACCGCGCCCGACCCGGCCGGGGGTCCCGGAGGGGCCGGCCGGGCGTGA
- a CDS encoding TadE/TadG family type IV pilus assembly protein — MTGSWGARDGGSIALEFTLVAPVLLLLLAFLLACARYTSASATLDAGVRDAARAATTSRSAADAQQRAAVVVRAAVAPGACADSLVVDPLPEFVAGRPVTVTARCTVPVGDLGLPGLPGHLSVSSAFSSPLDPNRELS; from the coding sequence GTGACCGGGTCCTGGGGCGCCCGGGACGGTGGGTCGATCGCGCTGGAGTTCACGCTCGTCGCCCCCGTCCTGCTGCTGCTCCTGGCGTTCCTGCTCGCCTGCGCCCGGTACACGTCGGCCAGCGCGACGCTCGACGCCGGCGTGCGTGACGCGGCGCGCGCCGCCACGACGTCCCGGTCGGCGGCGGACGCGCAGCAGCGGGCCGCCGTCGTCGTGCGCGCCGCCGTCGCGCCGGGTGCGTGCGCCGACTCCCTCGTCGTGGACCCGCTGCCGGAGTTCGTCGCGGGCCGGCCCGTGACCGTGACGGCGCGGTGCACCGTCCCCGTGGGCGACCTGGGCCTGCCCGGGTTGCCCGGGCACCTCTCCGTCAGCAGTGCGTTCTCGTCGCCGCTGGACCCCAACCGGGAGCTGTCGTGA
- a CDS encoding pilus assembly protein TadG-related protein, whose product MNRVRGRLRGDGGSIAPAVPVLALVLLLLAGLVVDAGRQLSARARAVAYAEEAARAGAAAVDLDAPDLQLLPEDQVAARVTAYCTAAAAAGAPIADPASCFRGTTSVGDPAGRPTVVRTHVDLVLPASLLGIVGVHDLRASGDGSARPFEGTREEDAR is encoded by the coding sequence GTGAATCGTGTGCGGGGGCGCCTGCGGGGTGACGGCGGCTCGATCGCCCCGGCCGTGCCCGTCCTGGCGCTGGTCCTGCTGCTGCTGGCCGGGCTCGTCGTCGACGCGGGCCGGCAGCTGAGTGCCCGGGCCCGGGCTGTCGCCTACGCCGAGGAGGCGGCCCGCGCGGGCGCCGCGGCCGTCGACCTCGACGCGCCCGACCTGCAGCTGCTGCCGGAGGACCAGGTGGCCGCACGCGTCACGGCCTACTGCACCGCGGCCGCCGCCGCGGGTGCGCCCATCGCCGACCCGGCGTCCTGCTTCCGCGGCACGACCTCGGTCGGGGACCCCGCGGGGCGCCCCACCGTCGTGCGCACCCACGTCGACCTCGTCCTGCCCGCCTCGCTGCTGGGGATCGTCGGCGTCCACGACCTGCGGGCGTCCGGTGACGGCAGCGCCCGACCCTTCGAAGGAACCCGAGAGGAGGACGCCCGGTGA
- a CDS encoding pseudouridine synthase, translated as MSPQAPRGGGRGQGRPQRPATGRGKGPQAGKGQGSGKPRAGGAKGGTPRTGGAVNRRGAAQRMTDKIAPAPQPPRRGPAPIRRPGADVHDPEGVRLQKVLAQAGAGSRRACEEMIAAGRVTVDGEVVTELGVRIDPTRQVVHVDGMRFTIDDELVYIMVNKPKGVVSTMYDEQDRLNLADMVGPREQRLFHVGRLDLDTEGLILLTNDGALTHRLQHPSFGVQKTYLAEVRGPVKRELGRNLRAGIELDDGPVSVDSFKLVDSKPGYALVEVVLHEGRKHVVRRLLEAEGYPVLKLVRVQMGPIVLGDLKPGKNRRLTRGEVQQLMAVAGL; from the coding sequence ATGAGCCCGCAGGCACCCCGCGGCGGCGGCCGAGGGCAGGGCCGCCCTCAGCGACCCGCGACGGGTCGTGGCAAGGGCCCCCAGGCCGGCAAGGGACAGGGTTCCGGCAAGCCCCGGGCCGGCGGCGCGAAGGGCGGCACGCCGCGCACCGGCGGTGCGGTGAACCGTCGCGGTGCCGCGCAGCGCATGACGGACAAGATCGCGCCCGCGCCGCAGCCGCCGCGCCGCGGTCCGGCGCCGATCCGGCGGCCGGGCGCCGACGTCCACGACCCCGAGGGCGTGCGCCTGCAGAAGGTGCTCGCCCAGGCCGGGGCCGGTTCCCGCCGGGCGTGCGAGGAGATGATCGCCGCCGGCCGCGTGACGGTGGACGGCGAGGTCGTCACCGAGCTCGGCGTCCGCATCGACCCCACCCGCCAGGTCGTCCACGTCGACGGGATGCGCTTCACCATCGACGACGAGCTCGTCTACATCATGGTGAACAAGCCCAAGGGCGTCGTGTCGACCATGTACGACGAGCAGGACCGGCTGAACCTCGCCGACATGGTGGGCCCGCGCGAGCAGCGCCTGTTCCACGTCGGCCGGCTCGACCTCGACACCGAGGGCCTCATCCTGCTGACCAACGACGGGGCCCTCACGCACCGCCTGCAGCACCCGTCCTTCGGCGTCCAGAAGACCTACCTCGCCGAGGTCCGCGGTCCCGTCAAGCGCGAGCTGGGGCGCAACCTGCGCGCCGGCATCGAGCTGGACGACGGTCCCGTCTCGGTCGACTCCTTCAAGCTCGTGGACTCCAAGCCCGGGTACGCGCTCGTCGAGGTCGTCCTGCACGAGGGCCGCAAGCACGTCGTGCGCCGGCTGCTGGAAGCCGAGGGCTACCCCGTCCTGAAGCTCGTCCGCGTGCAGATGGGTCCGATCGTCCTGGGCGACCTCAAGCCGGGGAAGAACCGTCGCCTGACGCGCGGTGAGGTCCAGCAGCTCATGGCGGTCGCGGGGCTGTGA
- the scpB gene encoding SMC-Scp complex subunit ScpB: MEEPGAEEDAGRRVRSAIEAVLMVADEPVAVRALARATGEQPDEVDLLLRELAGEYSEQGRGFELREVSGGWRMYSRAEHADVVEAFLLDGQTAKLTQAALETLAIVAYRQPVSRARVSAVRGVSVDGVMRTLLTRGLVSEAGVEATSGATLYRTTEEFLQRMGLDSLDELPPLAPFLPDEVSLDDLEPAEVLAEPVPEPGVDEPPAAVGDDGGSVDGPGELPGQPGELAQPVPPAQHVDPAPQQQEDQS, from the coding sequence ATCGAGGAGCCCGGGGCCGAGGAGGATGCCGGCCGCCGCGTCCGGTCGGCGATCGAGGCCGTGCTCATGGTCGCCGACGAACCCGTCGCCGTCCGCGCCCTCGCGCGGGCGACGGGGGAGCAGCCCGACGAGGTGGACCTCCTGCTGCGCGAGCTGGCGGGGGAGTACTCCGAGCAGGGCCGGGGTTTCGAGCTGCGCGAGGTGTCCGGGGGCTGGCGCATGTACTCGCGCGCCGAGCACGCCGACGTCGTCGAGGCCTTCCTCCTCGACGGCCAGACGGCCAAGCTGACCCAGGCCGCGCTCGAGACGCTCGCGATCGTCGCCTACCGCCAGCCCGTCAGCCGGGCCCGCGTCTCGGCCGTCCGCGGCGTCAGCGTCGACGGTGTCATGCGCACGCTCCTCACGCGTGGGCTCGTCAGCGAGGCCGGGGTCGAGGCGACCTCGGGGGCGACGCTCTACCGGACCACCGAGGAGTTCCTGCAGCGGATGGGTCTGGACAGCCTCGACGAGCTGCCGCCGCTGGCTCCCTTCCTGCCCGACGAGGTGTCGCTGGACGACCTCGAACCCGCCGAGGTCCTCGCCGAGCCCGTCCCCGAGCCCGGAGTGGACGAACCTCCCGCCGCGGTGGGGGATGATGGAGGGTCGGTGGACGGGCCCGGAGAGCTCCCCGGGCAGCCCGGCGAGCTCGCACAGCCCGTCCCGCCCGCACAGCACGTCGACCCAGCACCCCAGCAGCAGGAGGACCAGTCATGA
- a CDS encoding type II secretion system protein, which produces MSEFQAALATGALAGAGLVVLTAALVPARESVGARIARLDDARRSAHRRVLSDAEAAASTAPDRGVFGLSAVLGRTVARLGDRLEVLAADRGWRLRRSRADLAVLGRGTGEFLATKLVAGVLLLLLVPVCWAVLRTWGVPLPGGVPLALALLLGACGFLAPDLALRAEAARRRRDFRRVVGVFSDLVAMNLAGGRGLPEALLGSASVSDYWALVRIRQALAGARLAGGTPWQALGDLGAELAVPELVDLAGALALAADDGATIRGSLAARAATLRRKDMAEVEGEAGEKSQSMLVAQLVLCTAFMVFLAFPAVHNLLATA; this is translated from the coding sequence GTGAGCGAGTTCCAGGCCGCCCTCGCGACGGGCGCGCTCGCCGGCGCCGGACTCGTCGTCCTGACCGCGGCGCTCGTCCCCGCGCGCGAGTCCGTCGGCGCCCGGATCGCGCGGTTGGACGACGCCCGGCGTTCCGCGCACCGCCGGGTGCTGTCCGACGCCGAAGCCGCCGCCTCGACCGCGCCCGACCGCGGGGTGTTCGGCCTCTCCGCCGTCCTGGGACGGACGGTGGCGCGGCTGGGTGACCGGCTCGAGGTGCTGGCCGCGGACCGCGGCTGGCGGTTGCGGCGGTCCCGCGCCGACCTCGCCGTCCTCGGCCGGGGGACGGGGGAGTTCCTGGCCACCAAGCTGGTCGCCGGGGTGCTCCTGCTGCTGCTCGTCCCGGTGTGCTGGGCGGTCCTGCGCACGTGGGGCGTCCCGCTGCCGGGCGGGGTTCCGCTGGCGCTCGCCCTCCTGCTGGGTGCCTGCGGGTTCCTCGCGCCCGACCTCGCCCTGCGGGCGGAGGCGGCACGCCGCCGCCGCGACTTCCGTCGGGTGGTCGGGGTGTTCTCCGACCTGGTCGCCATGAACCTCGCCGGCGGCCGCGGGTTGCCCGAGGCGCTCCTCGGGTCGGCGTCGGTCAGCGACTACTGGGCGCTCGTCCGGATCCGCCAGGCCCTCGCCGGTGCCCGGTTGGCCGGCGGCACCCCGTGGCAGGCGCTCGGGGACCTCGGTGCGGAACTCGCGGTTCCCGAACTGGTCGACCTCGCGGGCGCGCTGGCCCTGGCCGCCGACGACGGCGCGACGATCCGCGGTTCCCTCGCCGCGCGGGCGGCGACGTTGCGCCGCAAGGACATGGCCGAGGTCGAGGGTGAGGCGGGCGAGAAGTCGCAGTCGATGCTCGTCGCCCAGCTCGTCCTGTGCACCGCCTTCATGGTGTTCCTCGCCTTCCCGGCCGTGCACAACCTGCTGGCCACCGCGTGA
- the aroH gene encoding chorismate mutase, whose protein sequence is MSVRAVRGAVQVDVDEREEVLARTRDLVSEVIRANDLTLDDFISVIFTSTADLVSEFPAVAARELGMGDVPLMCARELEIERSMPRVIRLMAHVETPLTRAQVKHVYLNGAQALRRDIAQ, encoded by the coding sequence GTGTCGGTGAGAGCGGTCCGTGGAGCGGTGCAGGTCGACGTCGACGAGCGCGAGGAGGTGCTGGCCCGCACCCGTGACCTCGTCTCGGAGGTCATCCGGGCGAACGACCTCACCCTCGACGACTTCATCAGCGTGATCTTCACCTCCACGGCGGACCTCGTCTCGGAGTTCCCGGCCGTCGCGGCCCGCGAGCTGGGCATGGGCGACGTCCCGCTCATGTGCGCGCGGGAGCTGGAGATCGAGCGCTCCATGCCGCGGGTCATCCGCCTCATGGCGCACGTCGAGACCCCGCTCACGCGCGCGCAGGTCAAGCACGTCTACCTCAACGGGGCGCAGGCCCTGCGCCGCGACATCGCGCAGTAG
- a CDS encoding SAF domain-containing protein encodes MPTASRSLPHARVPAAPAGPAAIASARPATGPRLPGPVRERRPVLTALGLVLVVAGALGSAVVVHRTGERVDVLVARDDIAPGQLVTAADLRTARVAADGAAVVPADALQNFVGTHATTRIPADTLVNRTMFLAGGTVPAGSAVVGVVVRPEQRPTAPLVAGDVVRAYLVAADGATTVSGQPAGTVLLEAARVVGGSTPDSPSLGAGDVTASGAGDVSLLVPEADAASVVAAAAAGQVALVRLAGATVPTVDLAGS; translated from the coding sequence ATGCCCACCGCCTCCCGCTCGCTCCCGCACGCCCGGGTGCCCGCCGCCCCGGCGGGCCCCGCAGCCATCGCGTCGGCCCGCCCCGCGACCGGTCCCCGCCTGCCGGGTCCGGTCCGGGAGCGCCGGCCGGTGCTCACGGCCCTCGGCCTCGTGCTCGTCGTAGCGGGCGCGCTGGGCAGCGCCGTCGTGGTGCACCGGACGGGCGAGCGGGTCGACGTCCTGGTCGCCCGCGACGACATCGCGCCCGGCCAGCTCGTCACGGCTGCGGACCTGCGCACCGCCCGCGTGGCGGCCGACGGCGCGGCCGTCGTCCCGGCCGACGCGCTGCAGAACTTCGTCGGCACCCACGCCACGACGCGGATCCCGGCCGACACGCTCGTCAACCGGACGATGTTCCTCGCCGGCGGCACGGTGCCCGCGGGGTCCGCCGTCGTCGGCGTCGTCGTGCGTCCCGAGCAGCGCCCCACGGCGCCGCTCGTCGCCGGTGACGTCGTCCGGGCCTACCTCGTCGCCGCCGACGGGGCCACGACGGTCAGCGGCCAGCCCGCCGGGACCGTCCTGCTCGAAGCCGCCCGTGTCGTCGGCGGCAGCACCCCCGACAGCCCGTCGCTCGGGGCCGGCGACGTGACGGCGTCCGGAGCGGGCGACGTCTCCCTCCTGGTCCCCGAGGCCGACGCCGCGTCCGTGGTCGCGGCCGCCGCCGCGGGGCAGGTCGCCCTCGTCCGGCTCGCCGGCGCGACCGTCCCGACCGTCGACCTGGCCGGGAGCTGA
- a CDS encoding TadE/TadG family type IV pilus assembly protein: MNPALGPRDRGSAALEVAFIAPVFLLLVFTGIQVGLWAYGRSVALAAAREGVAQLRVLPDEQFATAADPVVRAHVEQFAVTVGRESLLEPHAATAWTRDRVTVTVSGRVVSLVPGLDLRTTQHASGTVERFAGAR, from the coding sequence GTGAACCCGGCACTCGGCCCGCGCGACCGCGGGTCCGCCGCGCTGGAGGTGGCGTTCATCGCGCCGGTGTTCCTGCTCCTGGTGTTCACCGGGATCCAGGTCGGCCTGTGGGCCTACGGCCGGTCCGTGGCGCTGGCCGCCGCCCGTGAGGGGGTGGCGCAGTTGCGCGTCCTGCCGGACGAGCAGTTCGCCACCGCGGCCGACCCCGTCGTCCGCGCCCACGTGGAGCAGTTCGCCGTCACGGTCGGCCGGGAATCCCTCCTGGAACCGCACGCGGCGACGGCCTGGACCCGCGACCGCGTCACCGTCACCGTGAGCGGTCGCGTCGTGAGCCTCGTGCCCGGCCTGGACCTGCGCACGACCCAGCACGCGTCCGGGACCGTCGAACGCTTCGCGGGCGCCCGGTGA
- a CDS encoding segregation and condensation protein A, with protein sequence MSAPAPTPAADVNPLTGRRGFTVSLPNFSGPFDLLLGLITKHQLDVTEVALARVTDEFIAHIRAAQRAAKDGGADWDLDEASEFLLVAATLLDLKAARLLPAAEVEDAEDLALLEARDLLFARLLQYRAYKQVAALLGDRFAEASRRVPRAVALEPHFEKLLPELVLTVSPEQFAAVAARALTPKPVPVVGLDHLHASAVSIREQAVLMVDRLRRNGTATFSDLVADAGEGELGTLVIVARFLAVLELFRERRVRLEQPEALGTLTVRWDPDAEANQGAAAAAVPSGLDEFEGSAQEGSAS encoded by the coding sequence GTGAGCGCCCCCGCCCCGACCCCCGCAGCGGACGTCAACCCGCTGACCGGCCGTCGCGGGTTCACCGTCTCGTTGCCGAACTTCTCCGGGCCCTTCGACCTGCTGCTCGGCCTCATCACCAAGCACCAGCTCGACGTCACCGAGGTCGCCCTCGCCCGGGTGACCGACGAGTTCATCGCGCACATCCGTGCCGCGCAGCGGGCCGCGAAGGACGGCGGCGCGGACTGGGACCTCGACGAGGCCAGCGAGTTCCTGCTCGTGGCCGCGACCCTGCTCGACCTCAAGGCGGCCCGGCTGCTGCCGGCCGCGGAGGTCGAGGACGCCGAGGACCTCGCGCTGCTCGAGGCGCGGGACCTGCTGTTCGCCCGGCTGCTGCAGTACCGCGCCTACAAGCAGGTGGCGGCGCTCCTCGGGGACCGGTTCGCCGAGGCGTCCCGGCGCGTCCCGCGGGCCGTCGCCCTCGAACCGCACTTCGAGAAGCTGCTGCCCGAACTCGTCCTCACCGTCAGCCCCGAGCAGTTCGCCGCCGTCGCGGCGCGGGCGCTCACGCCGAAACCCGTCCCCGTCGTGGGGCTGGACCACCTGCACGCCAGTGCCGTGAGCATCCGGGAACAGGCCGTCCTGATGGTCGACCGGTTGCGGCGCAACGGTACCGCGACGTTCTCCGACCTCGTGGCCGACGCCGGCGAGGGGGAACTGGGAACCCTGGTCATCGTCGCGCGGTTCCTCGCGGTGCTGGAACTGTTCCGTGAACGCCGCGTCCGGCTGGAACAACCCGAGGCGCTCGGGACGCTGACGGTGCGGTGGGACCCGGACGCCGAGGCGAACCAGGGGGCCGCGGCCGCGGCGGTGCCGTCGGGGTTGGACGAGTTCGAGGGATCGGCCCAGGAGGGGAGCGCGTCGTGA
- a CDS encoding type II secretion system F family protein — protein sequence MSGALGLLAPELLAALTATVAGGGVLRVVLGLHGRTGAPSSRPGRQRSVSGRRVLLAVGAGVLALVLTRWVVAGVGIGLLVAGWHRLLGGSAQEQRGTARIEALATWTESLRDTIAGAIGLEQAIPATAATSAPALRPALNLLVDRLRVREPLPDALLRFADDVDDPSADVVVAALVLNARLRGPGLRDVLTALAASTREELDVRRRIEASRRSIRRSVQIVLLIVLGVMGLLAVFNRDYVAPYGSVTGQFALVVVAVLLVAGLAWLRRLARVDPHDRFLAVRAGVREVAR from the coding sequence GTGAGCGGTGCTCTGGGACTCCTCGCGCCCGAACTGCTCGCCGCCCTCACCGCGACGGTCGCCGGCGGGGGCGTCCTCCGCGTCGTCCTCGGTCTGCACGGCCGGACCGGCGCGCCCAGTTCCCGCCCCGGCCGGCAGCGGTCGGTGTCCGGGCGGCGGGTCCTGCTCGCCGTCGGCGCCGGGGTCCTCGCCCTCGTCCTGACCCGCTGGGTCGTCGCCGGCGTCGGCATCGGCCTCCTCGTGGCGGGCTGGCACCGGTTGCTCGGCGGCAGCGCTCAGGAACAGCGCGGCACGGCCCGCATCGAGGCCCTCGCCACGTGGACGGAGTCCTTGCGGGACACCATCGCCGGCGCCATCGGCCTCGAACAGGCCATCCCGGCCACCGCGGCCACGTCGGCGCCGGCCCTGCGACCGGCCCTGAACCTCCTGGTCGACCGCCTCCGGGTGCGCGAACCCCTCCCGGACGCGTTGCTGCGCTTCGCCGACGACGTCGACGACCCCAGCGCCGACGTCGTCGTGGCGGCCCTCGTCCTCAACGCGCGGCTGCGCGGCCCGGGTCTGCGCGACGTGCTCACCGCGCTCGCGGCCTCCACGCGCGAGGAGCTCGACGTCCGGCGCCGCATCGAGGCCAGCCGCCGCAGCATCCGCCGCAGCGTCCAGATCGTCCTGCTCATCGTCCTCGGCGTCATGGGCCTGCTCGCGGTGTTCAACCGCGACTACGTCGCGCCCTACGGATCGGTGACCGGCCAGTTCGCGCTGGTCGTCGTCGCCGTCCTCCTGGTCGCCGGTCTCGCCTGGTTGCGTCGGCTCGCCCGCGTCGACCCGCACGACCGTTTCCTCGCCGTCCGGGCGGGCGTGCGGGAGGTGGCCCGGTGA
- a CDS encoding CpaF family protein, whose product MSTAHRPDHELVRHVRQAVADRLTAFRRREDAAGRPPLSTADERQFARSLVVQVLEDHARAELAAGREPLTAAGEESVASAVGAALFGVGRLQPLLEDPDVENVDVNGCDRVFVSYADGREELHDPVAESDEDLVDLVQVLAGTVGLASRPFDAANPQLDLRLPDGSRLSAVMGVCRRPALSIRRARLSTATLADLVASGTMTEDLAQFLRAAVRARKNIMIAGSTNSGKTTLLRALAAEIGPHERLITVERALELGLDAQPGHPNAVAFEERLPNSEGRGAVTMADLVRRSLRMNPSRVIVGEVLGDEIVTMLNAMSQGNDGSLSTIHANSSAEVFNRIATYALQASERLPVEATHLLVAGAVDFVVFLHKQNTHHLGGGLRRVVASVREVTGVDGRVLSSEVFLAGPDGTARAHAPLQCADDLAAAGYVAPAVERWAS is encoded by the coding sequence GTGAGCACCGCCCACCGCCCCGACCACGAGCTCGTCCGCCACGTCCGGCAGGCCGTCGCCGACCGGCTCACCGCGTTCCGCCGCCGCGAGGACGCCGCCGGACGGCCGCCGCTGTCGACCGCCGACGAACGCCAGTTCGCGCGGTCCCTCGTCGTGCAGGTCCTCGAGGACCACGCCCGCGCCGAGCTCGCCGCCGGCCGGGAACCCCTCACCGCGGCCGGGGAGGAGTCCGTGGCCTCCGCCGTGGGCGCCGCCCTGTTCGGCGTGGGCCGGCTGCAGCCGCTCCTGGAGGACCCCGACGTCGAGAACGTCGACGTCAACGGGTGCGACCGCGTCTTCGTCAGCTACGCCGACGGCCGGGAGGAACTGCACGACCCCGTCGCCGAGTCCGACGAGGACCTCGTCGACCTCGTCCAGGTCCTGGCCGGGACGGTGGGGCTCGCGAGCCGGCCGTTCGACGCCGCGAACCCGCAGCTGGACCTCCGGCTGCCCGACGGGTCGCGCCTCTCGGCCGTCATGGGCGTCTGCCGCCGCCCGGCCCTCAGCATCCGGCGCGCGCGGCTGTCGACCGCCACGCTCGCCGACCTCGTGGCCTCCGGGACCATGACCGAGGACCTCGCGCAGTTCCTGCGCGCCGCCGTCCGCGCCCGCAAGAACATCATGATCGCGGGCTCCACGAACTCGGGGAAGACGACGCTCCTGCGTGCGCTCGCGGCCGAGATCGGTCCGCACGAACGCCTCATCACCGTCGAACGCGCCCTGGAACTCGGCCTCGACGCCCAGCCCGGGCACCCCAACGCCGTCGCCTTCGAGGAACGGCTGCCGAACTCCGAGGGCCGGGGCGCGGTGACGATGGCGGACCTCGTCCGCCGCTCGCTGCGCATGAACCCCAGCCGCGTCATCGTCGGAGAGGTCCTCGGCGACGAGATCGTCACGATGCTCAACGCCATGAGCCAGGGCAACGACGGTTCGCTGTCGACGATCCACGCGAACTCCTCCGCGGAGGTGTTCAACCGCATCGCCACCTATGCGCTGCAGGCGTCCGAACGCCTCCCCGTCGAGGCCACCCACCTGCTCGTCGCGGGCGCCGTCGACTTCGTCGTGTTCCTGCACAAGCAGAACACCCACCACCTCGGCGGCGGGCTGCGCCGCGTGGTGGCGAGCGTGCGCGAGGTGACGGGTGTCGACGGGCGGGTGCTGAGTTCGGAGGTCTTCCTGGCCGGCCCGGACGGGACGGCCCGGGCGCACGCCCCGCTGCAGTGCGCCGACGACCTCGCCGCCGCCGGCTACGTCGCCCCGGCCGTGGAGCGGTGGGCCTCGTGA
- a CDS encoding prephenate dehydrogenase gives MTLDAAAPARTTGTVRVVGTGLLGTSAALALTMRHVDVVLADPSPTAVALARDLGAGRFAGPDDDPALVLVACPPDVVADVVAEELRRFPAAVVTDVASVKGGPLAALRARGADLTRYVGSHPMAGRERSGAIAARTDLFAGRPWVIATNDAVEPAALQAVRDLAADCGGVPVTMPAQEHDEAVALVSHAPQVAASLVAARLREAAEPAVGLAGQGLRDVTRIAGSDPALWAQILAGNAAPVADVLDALRTDLDEVITALRALADDPVAPGARARLAQVIADGGAGRDRIPGKHGSAPTRYRTVVVVVPDRPGALGRLLTDVGEAGVNLEDLRLEHSEGQAVALASIDVVPASAEPLVDALRGRGWTVPR, from the coding sequence GTGACCCTCGACGCCGCGGCCCCCGCCCGCACGACCGGCACCGTCCGCGTCGTCGGGACGGGGCTGCTCGGCACGTCGGCGGCCCTGGCCCTGACGATGCGCCACGTCGACGTGGTCCTCGCCGATCCCTCGCCGACGGCCGTGGCCCTGGCCCGCGACCTGGGGGCCGGCCGGTTCGCCGGACCGGACGACGACCCCGCCCTCGTGCTCGTCGCGTGCCCGCCGGACGTGGTCGCCGACGTCGTGGCCGAGGAGCTCCGGCGCTTCCCGGCGGCCGTGGTCACCGACGTCGCGAGCGTCAAGGGCGGGCCCCTCGCCGCGCTGCGCGCCCGGGGTGCGGACCTGACCCGCTACGTGGGCTCGCACCCGATGGCCGGGCGGGAACGGTCGGGCGCGATCGCCGCGCGCACGGACCTCTTCGCCGGGCGGCCGTGGGTCATCGCCACCAACGACGCCGTGGAACCGGCTGCGCTGCAGGCGGTCCGCGACCTCGCGGCGGACTGCGGCGGCGTCCCGGTGACGATGCCGGCGCAGGAGCACGACGAGGCGGTCGCCCTGGTCTCGCACGCTCCGCAGGTCGCCGCGAGCCTCGTCGCCGCCCGCTTGCGGGAGGCGGCCGAACCGGCCGTGGGCCTGGCCGGCCAGGGGCTGCGCGACGTGACCCGGATCGCCGGCAGCGACCCGGCGTTGTGGGCGCAGATCCTCGCCGGCAACGCCGCCCCCGTCGCCGACGTGCTGGACGCCCTGCGCACCGACCTCGACGAGGTCATCACCGCGTTGCGCGCCCTGGCCGACGACCCGGTCGCCCCCGGTGCCCGCGCCCGCCTCGCCCAGGTCATCGCCGACGGTGGCGCAGGCCGTGACCGGATCCCCGGCAAGCACGGCAGCGCCCCCACGCGGTACCGCACGGTCGTCGTCGTCGTCCCCGACCGCCCCGGTGCCCTGGGTCGTCTCCTCACCGACGTCGGGGAGGCCGGGGTCAACCTCGAGGACCTGCGCCTGGAGCACTCCGAGGGGCAGGCCGTGGCCCTGGCGAGCATCGACGTCGTGCCGGCGTCCGCCGAGCCGCTCGTGGACGCGCTGCGGGGCCGTGGGTGGACGGTTCCGCGCTGA